In Streptomyces sp. NBC_00448, the following are encoded in one genomic region:
- the tatC gene encoding twin-arginine translocase subunit TatC — protein sequence MLKTARKQTKDPEGRMPLADHLRELRNRLFKSVLAILVVTIVAAVFYKHIIELLQHRIPAGVRCVNGAMPASQQKEHTEACAQMTVSGLLGGFSIALKVSLMAGVVVSSPVWLYQLWAFLAPGLHKSEKRYTLGFVAAGVPLFLAGAVLAYAILPQTARIMIGFVPSDTTNLLPLDDFLDLVARMIVVFGLAFELPLVLVLLNFTGIVTGRRMLGWWRGMVIGITVFAAVATPTGDPLTMSLLAAPIVLLYFLAMGVCFFNDRRRDRRRAADPDFGLDPDEASGLDYVPEQIDAQAFDADAERRTADDDYDDAT from the coding sequence GTGCTCAAGACTGCCCGCAAGCAGACCAAGGACCCCGAGGGCCGGATGCCCCTCGCGGACCATCTGCGTGAGCTGCGCAACAGGCTGTTCAAGTCGGTCTTGGCGATCCTCGTTGTCACGATCGTGGCAGCGGTGTTCTACAAGCACATCATCGAGCTGCTCCAGCACCGCATTCCGGCCGGTGTGCGCTGCGTGAACGGCGCGATGCCCGCGTCGCAGCAGAAGGAGCACACCGAGGCGTGCGCGCAGATGACCGTCAGCGGTCTGCTGGGCGGCTTCTCGATCGCGCTGAAGGTCTCGCTGATGGCCGGCGTGGTCGTCTCCTCCCCGGTGTGGCTCTACCAGTTGTGGGCGTTCCTGGCGCCCGGCCTGCACAAGAGCGAGAAGCGCTACACGCTGGGCTTCGTCGCCGCCGGTGTGCCGCTGTTCCTGGCGGGTGCGGTGCTCGCCTACGCGATCCTGCCGCAGACCGCGCGGATCATGATCGGCTTCGTGCCGAGCGACACCACCAACCTGCTGCCGCTCGACGACTTCCTGGACCTGGTGGCCCGGATGATCGTCGTGTTCGGCCTCGCCTTCGAGCTACCACTCGTGCTGGTGCTGCTGAACTTCACCGGGATAGTGACCGGGCGCCGGATGCTGGGCTGGTGGCGCGGGATGGTCATCGGCATCACCGTCTTCGCCGCGGTCGCCACGCCGACGGGTGACCCGCTGACCATGTCGCTGCTGGCCGCGCCGATCGTCCTGCTGTACTTCCTGGCGATGGGTGTCTGCTTCTTCAACGACCGGCGCCGTGACCGCCGCCGCGCGGCCGACCCCGATTTCGGGCTCGACCCCGATGAGGCTTCCGGCCTCGACTACGTGCCCGAGCAGATCGATGCGCAGGCGTTCGACGCGGACGCCGAGCGGCGGACCGCGGACGACGACTACGACGACGCGACCTGA
- a CDS encoding helix-turn-helix transcriptional regulator has product MSNAIDQTRRMLSLVTYLRERPGARVSEVARAFGVSEAELIGDLNVLPLCGTSFRGGDLLDIDTDGERIWWHNPGTADDVAQPLRLAADEATALLVAARAVANLPGLREGDRQALQRAAAKLETAAGEAAGASGRLSVTFESEGSVFATVDRALTERRRLWMRYYSPARDTLTDREVDPIRLFAVGHTYVEGWCRLSEDRRTFRLDRVAEIRLLDEPSDPPRMEPRDLSQGLVQPAGDDPEVVVEVGPGGRWVAEYYPHDSAEELPDGGLRITLRTPDPGSLRRLALRLGRDGRIVSPPDLADGAREAAVRALAAYGE; this is encoded by the coding sequence ATGAGCAACGCGATCGACCAGACCCGCAGGATGCTGTCCCTGGTGACGTATCTGCGCGAGCGGCCCGGGGCGCGGGTGAGCGAGGTGGCGCGGGCCTTCGGGGTCAGCGAGGCCGAGCTGATCGGCGACCTGAACGTGCTGCCGCTGTGCGGCACCAGCTTCAGGGGCGGCGACCTGCTGGACATCGACACCGACGGCGAGCGGATCTGGTGGCACAACCCGGGCACCGCCGACGACGTGGCGCAGCCGCTGCGGCTGGCCGCCGACGAGGCGACCGCGCTGCTGGTGGCCGCCCGGGCGGTGGCGAACCTGCCGGGGCTGCGCGAGGGCGACCGGCAGGCGTTGCAGCGGGCCGCCGCGAAGCTGGAGACGGCGGCCGGTGAGGCGGCCGGGGCGAGCGGGCGGCTGTCGGTGACGTTCGAGTCGGAGGGCAGCGTGTTCGCCACCGTGGACCGCGCGCTGACCGAGCGCCGCCGGCTGTGGATGCGCTACTACTCGCCGGCCCGCGACACCCTCACCGACCGCGAGGTGGACCCGATCCGGCTCTTCGCGGTCGGCCACACCTATGTGGAGGGCTGGTGCCGGCTGTCGGAGGACCGCCGCACCTTCCGGCTGGACCGGGTCGCCGAGATCCGGCTGCTCGACGAGCCGTCCGACCCGCCGCGGATGGAGCCGCGCGACCTGTCGCAGGGGCTGGTGCAGCCGGCCGGCGACGACCCCGAGGTGGTGGTCGAGGTGGGGCCCGGCGGCCGCTGGGTCGCGGAGTACTACCCGCACGACAGCGCCGAGGAGCTGCCCGACGGCGGACTGCGGATCACCCTGCGCACGCCCGACCCCGGTTCGCTGCGGCGGCTCGCGCTGCGGCTGGGCCGCGACGGCCGGATCGTCTCCCCGCCCGACCTCGCCGACGGCGCCCGCGAAGCGGCGGTGCGGGCCCTGGCCGCCTACGGTGAGTGA
- a CDS encoding FKBP-type peptidyl-prolyl cis-trans isomerase, whose translation MSIDKPEIDFPGGEPPADLEVKDIWEGDGPVAKAGDTVSVHYVGVAFSTGEEFDASWNRGTPLQFQLGVGQVIAGWDQGVQGMKVGGRRQLTIPSHLAYGDRGAGAAIRPGETLIFVCDLVAV comes from the coding sequence GTGAGCATCGACAAGCCCGAGATCGACTTCCCGGGCGGCGAGCCGCCGGCCGACCTGGAGGTCAAGGACATCTGGGAGGGCGACGGCCCGGTCGCGAAGGCCGGCGACACCGTCTCCGTCCACTACGTCGGCGTGGCGTTCTCCACCGGCGAGGAGTTCGACGCGAGCTGGAACCGCGGTACGCCGCTTCAGTTCCAGCTCGGTGTCGGCCAGGTCATCGCCGGCTGGGACCAGGGCGTGCAGGGCATGAAGGTCGGCGGCCGCCGCCAGCTGACCATCCCCTCGCACCTCGCCTACGGCGACCGCGGCGCCGGCGCCGCGATCCGCCCGGGTGAGACCCTGATCTTCGTCTGCGACCTGGTCGCCGTCTGA
- a CDS encoding DEAD/DEAH box helicase, which translates to MTEEMSPAERYAASRRRAEENATALAQFRELYEFGLDPFQIDACRALEGGSGVLVAAPTGSGKTIVGEFAVHLALAEGRKCFYTTPIKALSNQKYNDLAKRYGADKVGLLTGDNSVNGDAPVIVMTTEVLRNMLYAGSPALDGLGYVVMDEVHYLSDRFRGAVWEEVIIHLPQSVTLVSLSATVSNAEEFGDWLDTVRGDTKVIVSEHRPVPLWQHVLAGRRMYDLFEEKSGPADPGGRREVNTDLERLARMENQRTYPRGKRGREADRERERRSRSRIWTPSRAEVIDRLDNEGLLPAITFIFSRAGCEAAVQQCLYAGLRLNNDEARARVRSIVEERTRAIPDEDLHVLGYFEWLEGLERGIAAHHAGMLPTFKEVVEELFVKGLVKAVFATETLALGINMPARSVVLEKLVKWNGETHADITPGEYTQLTGRAGRRGIDVEGHAVVLWQRGFDPTAVAGLAGTRTYPLRSSFKPSYNMAVNLVGQFGRHRSRELLETSFAQFQADRSVVGISRQVQRNEEGLDGYQESMTCHLGDFDAYMRLRRELKEREAELSRQGAAQRRAAASDALEKLKPGDIIHVPAGKYAGLALVLDPGVPAGRAAGPRRGEEYHDGPRPLVLTAERQVKRLAQMDFPVPVEALDRMRIPKSFNPRSPQSRRDLASAMRTKAGTAGWAAPARHRKQRSAAADDTEIARLRSEIRAHPCHGCADREDHARWAERYHRLRRDTQQLERRIEGRTNTIARTFDRVCAVLAELDYLDGDTVTPEGRRLARLYGELDLLASECLRDGVWDGLGPAELAACASALVYESRQSDDAVMPKLPTGNAKAALGEMVRIWGRLDALEEDHRINQTEGVGQREPDLGFAWPAYRWASGHGLDAVLSDADMPAGDFVRWCKQLIDVLGQIGNAAPEGSPVRRNARRAVDGLLRGVVAYSSVG; encoded by the coding sequence ATGACCGAAGAGATGTCGCCAGCCGAGCGCTACGCCGCCAGCCGTCGCCGCGCTGAAGAGAACGCCACCGCGCTCGCGCAGTTCCGCGAGCTGTACGAGTTCGGCCTCGACCCGTTCCAGATAGACGCCTGCCGGGCCCTCGAGGGCGGCAGCGGTGTCCTGGTCGCCGCGCCCACCGGCTCGGGAAAGACCATCGTCGGCGAGTTCGCCGTCCACCTGGCCCTGGCCGAGGGCCGCAAGTGCTTCTACACCACGCCCATCAAGGCCCTGTCCAACCAGAAGTACAACGACCTGGCGAAACGCTACGGCGCCGACAAGGTCGGCCTGCTCACCGGCGACAACAGCGTCAACGGCGACGCGCCCGTGATCGTCATGACCACCGAAGTCCTGCGCAACATGCTCTACGCGGGCTCTCCCGCACTCGACGGCCTCGGCTACGTGGTGATGGACGAGGTGCACTACCTCTCCGACCGCTTCCGCGGCGCCGTGTGGGAAGAGGTGATCATCCACCTGCCGCAGTCGGTGACCCTGGTGTCGCTGTCCGCGACCGTCTCCAACGCCGAGGAGTTCGGCGACTGGCTGGACACCGTCCGCGGGGACACCAAGGTGATCGTCTCCGAGCACCGGCCGGTGCCGCTGTGGCAGCACGTCCTGGCCGGGCGGCGGATGTACGACCTGTTCGAGGAGAAGTCCGGGCCCGCCGACCCCGGCGGGCGCCGCGAGGTCAACACCGACCTCGAACGCCTGGCCCGGATGGAGAACCAGCGCACCTACCCGCGCGGCAAGCGCGGCCGGGAGGCGGACCGGGAGCGCGAGCGGCGTTCCCGCAGCCGGATCTGGACGCCCAGCCGGGCCGAGGTGATCGACCGGCTCGACAACGAGGGCCTGCTGCCCGCGATCACCTTCATCTTCAGCCGGGCCGGCTGCGAGGCCGCCGTCCAGCAGTGCCTGTACGCGGGCCTGCGGCTGAACAACGACGAGGCCAGGGCCCGGGTGAGGTCCATCGTCGAGGAGCGCACCCGCGCCATCCCCGACGAGGACCTGCACGTCCTGGGCTACTTCGAGTGGCTGGAGGGCCTGGAGCGCGGCATCGCCGCCCACCACGCCGGCATGCTGCCCACCTTCAAGGAGGTGGTCGAGGAACTGTTCGTCAAGGGCCTGGTCAAGGCGGTGTTCGCCACCGAGACACTGGCACTGGGCATCAACATGCCGGCCCGCTCGGTGGTGCTGGAGAAGCTGGTGAAGTGGAACGGCGAGACCCACGCCGACATCACCCCCGGCGAGTACACCCAGCTCACCGGCCGCGCCGGGCGGCGCGGCATCGATGTCGAGGGCCACGCGGTGGTGCTGTGGCAGCGCGGCTTCGACCCGACCGCCGTCGCCGGCCTGGCCGGCACCCGCACGTACCCGCTGCGCTCGTCCTTCAAGCCGTCGTACAACATGGCGGTCAACCTGGTCGGGCAGTTCGGGCGGCACCGCTCCCGGGAACTGCTGGAGACGTCGTTCGCGCAGTTCCAGGCGGACCGCTCGGTGGTCGGCATCTCCCGGCAGGTGCAGCGCAACGAGGAAGGGCTCGACGGCTACCAGGAGTCGATGACCTGCCACCTCGGCGACTTCGACGCCTACATGCGGCTGCGCCGCGAGCTGAAGGAGCGCGAGGCCGAACTGTCCCGGCAGGGCGCCGCGCAGCGCCGGGCGGCCGCCTCGGACGCGCTGGAGAAGCTGAAGCCCGGCGACATCATCCATGTGCCGGCCGGGAAGTACGCCGGCCTGGCGCTGGTGCTGGACCCGGGGGTGCCCGCCGGGCGGGCCGCCGGTCCCCGGCGCGGCGAGGAGTACCACGACGGGCCGCGCCCGCTGGTGCTCACCGCCGAACGCCAGGTCAAGCGGCTGGCGCAGATGGACTTCCCGGTGCCCGTCGAGGCGCTGGACCGGATGCGCATCCCCAAGTCGTTCAACCCGCGCAGCCCGCAGTCCCGGCGCGACCTCGCCTCGGCGATGCGCACCAAGGCCGGCACCGCCGGCTGGGCGGCGCCGGCCCGGCACCGCAAGCAGCGTTCGGCCGCCGCCGACGACACCGAGATCGCCCGGCTGCGCAGCGAGATCCGCGCGCATCCCTGCCACGGCTGCGCCGACCGTGAGGACCACGCCCGGTGGGCCGAGCGGTACCACCGACTGCGCCGCGACACCCAGCAGTTGGAGCGGCGGATCGAAGGCCGTACCAACACCATCGCGCGGACCTTCGACCGGGTCTGCGCGGTGCTGGCCGAGTTGGACTACCTCGACGGCGACACCGTCACCCCCGAGGGGCGCCGGCTGGCCCGGCTCTACGGCGAACTCGACCTGCTGGCCAGCGAATGCCTGCGGGATGGGGTGTGGGACGGCCTCGGCCCGGCCGAACTCGCCGCGTGCGCCTCGGCGTTGGTCTACGAGTCCCGGCAGTCCGACGACGCCGTGATGCCGAAACTCCCGACCGGCAACGCGAAGGCGGCGCTCGGCGAGATGGTGCGGATCTGGGGCCGGCTGGACGCGTTGGAGGAGGACCACCGGATCAACCAGACCGAGGGCGTGGGCCAGCGCGAGCCCGACCTCGGCTTCGCGTGGCCCGCGTACCGCTGGGCGTCCGGCCACGGCCTGGACGCGGTGCTCTCCGACGCCGACATGCCCGCGGGGGACTTCGTGCGCTGGTGCAAGCAGCTCATCGACGTGCTGGGCCAGATCGGCAACGCGGCGCCCGAGGGCAGCCCGGTGCGGCGCAACGCCCGCAGGGCGGTGGACGGACTGCTGCGCGGCGTGGTGGCGTACTCCTCGGTCGGGTGA
- a CDS encoding diacylglycerol kinase, with translation MTSEITLFVNPSAGRGRGARAAQPAARELRAAGFAVRTVVGTDAGDALVRARAAVTRGTGALVAVGGDGLVSLALQAVAGTATPLGVVAVGTGNDFARVNGLPVRDPAAAGRVVARALTEGRTRSLDLGRVGGGPGGHRWFGTVLASGFDSRVNDRGNRMRFPGGRFRYDVAMLAELAALRPIRYTVAFDDTDERELEATLIAVGNGSSYGGGMRICADAQMDDGLFDVCVVGPCSRTTLLRVFPRVYRGTHPSHPVVTVHRAARVRLAAVGVTGYADGEPVGPLPLTAQTVPGALRLLV, from the coding sequence GTGACCAGCGAGATCACCCTTTTCGTCAACCCGTCCGCCGGCCGCGGGCGGGGTGCCCGGGCGGCGCAGCCGGCCGCCCGGGAACTCAGGGCGGCCGGCTTCGCCGTCCGCACGGTGGTCGGCACCGACGCGGGGGACGCGCTCGTCCGGGCCCGGGCCGCGGTCACCCGCGGGACGGGGGCCCTCGTGGCGGTCGGCGGCGACGGCCTGGTGTCGCTGGCGCTGCAGGCCGTGGCGGGCACGGCCACCCCGCTGGGCGTGGTCGCGGTCGGCACCGGCAACGACTTCGCGCGGGTCAACGGCCTGCCGGTGCGGGACCCGGCCGCCGCGGGCAGGGTCGTCGCACGGGCGCTCACGGAGGGCCGTACGAGGTCGCTGGACCTCGGGCGGGTCGGCGGCGGGCCGGGCGGCCACCGCTGGTTCGGCACGGTGCTCGCCTCCGGCTTCGACTCGCGGGTCAACGACCGCGGCAACCGGATGCGCTTCCCCGGCGGCCGTTTCCGGTACGACGTGGCGATGCTCGCGGAACTGGCCGCGCTGCGCCCGATCCGCTACACCGTTGCCTTCGACGACACCGACGAGCGGGAACTGGAGGCGACCCTCATCGCGGTCGGCAACGGCTCCTCCTACGGCGGCGGCATGCGGATCTGCGCCGACGCGCAGATGGACGACGGGCTCTTCGACGTGTGCGTGGTCGGCCCGTGCAGCCGCACCACGCTGCTGCGGGTCTTCCCGCGGGTCTACCGCGGCACCCACCCCAGCCACCCGGTGGTCACCGTGCACCGTGCCGCGCGGGTGCGGCTGGCCGCGGTCGGTGTCACCGGTTACGCCGACGGGGAGCCGGTCGGGCCGCTCCCGCTGACCGCGCAGACCGTGCCGGGCGCGCTGCGGCTGCTGGTCTGA
- a CDS encoding FKBP-type peptidyl-prolyl cis-trans isomerase: MRRRSALLAVPALMLTAAGCGKDSKSGSAKPSSTPSTTTSTTPPTSPTTSATPKAEIVSGPVPAITTGTAFDQKPTIAKGTGTPSTKLAVKTVIKGDGPKIVSGDYVQVNYLGQIWNTAKVFDTSFGKSPYTNVIGQGKLIPGWDQGLVGQQVKSRVEMAIPPSLGYGSSGNSQAGIKGTDTLVFVIDVLNRFNGKSSSTGKVVPQTNADLPKSGTNTDGKIPSLTIPKGVKAPTKLVSAYILEGDGPVIKSTDAVLAQYQGKVWSTGKEFDSSYSRGELAAFELSQLIQGWQQGLVGKKAGSRVLLVTPGSLAYGANPPSGSGIPKNATLVFTLDVLAIL, from the coding sequence GTGCGCCGACGCTCAGCACTGCTCGCAGTCCCCGCGCTCATGCTCACCGCCGCCGGCTGCGGCAAAGACAGCAAGAGCGGGTCGGCGAAGCCCAGTTCGACGCCCTCGACGACGACCTCGACGACGCCGCCCACGTCGCCGACCACCTCCGCGACCCCGAAGGCGGAGATCGTCTCCGGCCCGGTGCCGGCGATCACCACGGGCACGGCCTTCGACCAGAAGCCGACCATCGCCAAGGGCACCGGCACCCCCTCCACCAAGCTCGCCGTCAAGACGGTGATCAAGGGCGACGGGCCGAAGATCGTCAGCGGCGACTATGTCCAGGTCAACTACCTGGGCCAGATCTGGAACACCGCGAAGGTCTTCGACACCTCCTTCGGCAAGAGCCCGTACACCAACGTGATCGGCCAGGGAAAGCTCATCCCGGGCTGGGACCAGGGCCTGGTCGGCCAGCAGGTGAAGAGCCGGGTGGAGATGGCGATCCCGCCGTCGCTGGGCTACGGCAGCAGCGGCAACTCGCAGGCCGGCATCAAGGGTACCGACACGCTGGTGTTCGTCATCGACGTGCTCAACCGCTTCAACGGGAAGAGCTCGTCGACCGGGAAGGTGGTGCCGCAGACCAACGCGGACCTGCCGAAGTCCGGCACCAACACCGACGGCAAGATCCCGTCGCTGACCATCCCGAAGGGCGTCAAGGCCCCCACCAAACTCGTCTCCGCGTACATCCTCGAAGGCGACGGCCCGGTGATCAAGTCCACCGACGCGGTGCTGGCGCAGTACCAGGGCAAGGTGTGGAGCACCGGCAAGGAGTTCGACTCCAGCTACAGCCGCGGCGAGCTGGCGGCCTTCGAGCTGAGCCAGCTCATCCAGGGCTGGCAGCAGGGCCTGGTCGGCAAGAAGGCCGGCAGCCGGGTGCTGCTGGTGACGCCGGGCTCGCTCGCCTACGGTGCCAACCCGCCCTCGGGCAGCGGCATCCCGAAGAACGCGACGCTGGTGTTCACGCTCGACGTGCTGGCCATCCTGTGA
- the pafA gene encoding Pup--protein ligase, translating to MDRRIFGLENEYGVTCTFRGQRRLSPDEVARYLFRRVVSWGRSSNVFLRNGARLYLDVGSHPEYATPECDNVTELVTHDKAGERILEGLLVDAERRLHEEGIAGDVYLFKNNTDSAGNSYGCHENYLVARHGEFSRLADILIPFLVTRQLLCGAGKVLQTPRGAVFCVSQRAEHIWEGVSSATTRSRPIINTRDEPHADAERYRRLHVIVGDSNMSETTMLLKVGATDLVLRMIEAGTVMRDLTLENPIRAIREVSHDITGRRKVRLASGREASALDIQQEYYSKAVEFCERRGIRSGVIDQVLELWGRALESIGSGDLSKIGTEIDWVMKYQLIERYRNRDNITMSHPRVAQIDLAYHDIHRRRGLYYLLERKGQAKRICSDLKIFEAKSVPPQTTRARLRGDFIRRAQEQRRDFTVDWVHLKLNDQAQRTVLCKDPFRSVDDRVEKLIAGM from the coding sequence ATGGACCGCCGCATTTTCGGGCTGGAGAACGAGTACGGCGTCACATGCACGTTCAGGGGACAGCGGCGTCTGTCCCCTGACGAGGTGGCGCGGTACCTCTTCCGCCGTGTCGTGTCATGGGGCCGCAGCAGCAATGTTTTCCTCCGCAATGGGGCCCGCCTCTATCTCGACGTCGGCTCGCACCCGGAGTACGCCACTCCCGAGTGTGACAACGTCACCGAACTCGTCACGCACGACAAAGCCGGTGAACGCATCCTTGAGGGCCTTCTGGTGGACGCCGAGCGGCGCCTGCACGAGGAGGGCATCGCGGGTGATGTCTACCTGTTCAAGAACAACACCGACTCGGCCGGCAACTCCTACGGTTGCCACGAGAATTACCTGGTCGCCCGGCACGGCGAATTCTCCCGGCTGGCGGACATCCTCATTCCGTTCCTCGTCACCCGTCAGTTGCTGTGCGGCGCGGGCAAGGTGCTGCAGACCCCGCGCGGTGCGGTCTTCTGCGTGAGCCAGCGCGCCGAGCACATCTGGGAGGGCGTCAGCTCGGCGACCACCCGGTCCCGTCCGATCATCAACACCCGTGACGAGCCGCACGCCGACGCCGAGCGGTACCGCCGGCTGCACGTCATCGTCGGGGACTCCAACATGTCGGAGACCACGATGCTGCTCAAGGTCGGCGCCACCGACCTGGTGCTGCGGATGATCGAAGCCGGCACCGTGATGCGCGACCTGACACTGGAGAACCCGATCCGGGCCATCCGCGAGGTCAGCCACGACATCACCGGCCGCCGCAAGGTCCGGCTCGCCTCCGGCCGGGAGGCGTCCGCGCTCGACATCCAGCAGGAGTACTACTCCAAGGCCGTCGAGTTCTGCGAGCGCCGCGGCATCCGCAGCGGCGTCATCGACCAGGTCCTGGAGCTGTGGGGCCGCGCCCTGGAGTCGATCGGCAGCGGCGACCTGTCGAAGATCGGCACCGAGATCGACTGGGTGATGAAGTACCAGCTCATCGAGCGCTACCGGAACCGCGACAACATCACCATGTCCCACCCGCGGGTCGCGCAGATAGACCTCGCCTACCACGACATCCACCGCCGCCGCGGGTTGTACTACCTGCTGGAGCGGAAGGGCCAGGCCAAGCGGATCTGCAGCGACCTGAAGATCTTCGAGGCCAAGTCGGTGCCGCCGCAGACCACCCGGGCCCGGCTGCGCGGTGACTTCATCCGGCGCGCCCAGGAGCAGCGCCGCGACTTCACCGTCGACTGGGTGCACCTGAAGCTGAACGACCAGGCGCAGCGCACCGTGCTGTGCAAGGACCCGTTCCGGTCGGTGGACGACCGGGTGGAGAAGCTGATCGCCGGGATGTGA
- a CDS encoding helix-turn-helix transcriptional regulator, whose translation MAIAKAERLMNLALCLMNTRRPVSKRELRASIEAYHEVTSDESFNRMFERDKDDLRELGLVIDTVESIDGDFGYLARSDRNRLPDIALDPEEAAALALAAKVWQQARLAEAASGALQKLRAAGVPYEDATSALEPRIPAPEPAFEALMVATRERKAVAFDYRKANAVRPEPRLVEPWALECWRGHWYLAGHDRDRGDVRVFRLSRISGRVKVRGAFTAEVPDHIDVRETVARWAGEGATAATARIRLRRDSGYPLRARAVATTPVDADWDELEVPYGHGLDAWLAEFGPDVVVVAPEELRADLVDRLRAVAKG comes from the coding sequence ATGGCGATTGCCAAGGCTGAGCGGTTGATGAACCTTGCGCTGTGCCTGATGAACACCCGGCGCCCGGTCAGCAAACGTGAGCTGCGCGCGTCGATCGAGGCGTACCACGAGGTCACCTCGGACGAGTCGTTCAACCGGATGTTCGAGCGCGACAAGGACGACCTGCGCGAACTCGGCCTGGTCATCGACACCGTGGAGAGCATCGACGGCGACTTCGGGTACCTCGCCCGTAGCGACCGCAACCGGCTGCCGGACATCGCCCTGGACCCGGAGGAGGCCGCCGCGCTCGCGCTGGCCGCGAAGGTCTGGCAGCAGGCGCGGCTCGCCGAGGCCGCCAGCGGGGCACTGCAGAAGCTGCGCGCGGCCGGTGTGCCGTACGAGGACGCCACCAGCGCGCTGGAGCCGCGGATTCCGGCCCCGGAACCGGCCTTCGAGGCGCTGATGGTCGCCACCCGTGAGCGCAAGGCGGTCGCCTTCGACTACCGCAAGGCGAACGCGGTACGGCCCGAGCCGCGGCTGGTCGAGCCGTGGGCGCTGGAGTGCTGGCGCGGCCACTGGTACCTGGCCGGCCACGACCGCGACCGCGGCGACGTCCGGGTCTTCCGGCTGTCGCGGATCTCCGGCCGGGTCAAGGTGCGCGGGGCGTTCACCGCCGAGGTGCCCGACCACATCGACGTCCGCGAGACCGTGGCCCGTTGGGCCGGCGAGGGCGCCACCGCCGCCACCGCGCGGATCAGGCTGCGCCGGGACAGCGGCTACCCGCTGCGCGCCCGCGCGGTCGCCACCACCCCGGTCGACGCGGACTGGGACGAGCTGGAAGTCCCGTACGGGCACGGCCTGGACGCATGGCTCGCGGAGTTCGGCCCCGACGTGGTCGTGGTGGCCCCCGAGGAGCTGCGCGCGGACCTGGTGGACCGGCTGCGCGCGGTGGCGAAGGGCTAG
- the tatA gene encoding Sec-independent protein translocase subunit TatA, which translates to MLGNLKPLEILLIVAVIVVLFGAKKLPDLARSVGKSARILKSEAKAMKNDHASSSAEEPAAPQTAARTIQSAPGDTASARPVSEPERTTSQS; encoded by the coding sequence ATGCTCGGCAACCTCAAGCCCCTGGAAATCCTCCTCATCGTCGCCGTCATCGTCGTCCTGTTCGGTGCGAAGAAGCTTCCGGACCTGGCGCGTTCGGTCGGCAAGTCCGCCCGCATCCTCAAGAGCGAGGCCAAGGCGATGAAGAACGACCACGCGTCGTCCTCGGCCGAGGAGCCCGCCGCGCCGCAGACCGCCGCTCGTACCATCCAGTCCGCCCCCGGCGACACCGCCAGCGCCCGCCCGGTGAGCGAGCCGGAGCGCACCACCAGCCAGAGCTGA